One region of Psychrobacter sp. DAB_AL43B genomic DNA includes:
- the icd gene encoding NADP-dependent isocitrate dehydrogenase: protein MSYNKVIVPRDGEKITVNADLSFNVPNHPIIPFIEGDGIGVDITPVMIKVVDAAVEKAYKGKKSIVWMETYCGEKAAKIYDGEFMPEETLEILRDYVISIKGPLTTPVGGGMRSLNVALRQELDLYVCQRPVRWFEGVPSPVHHPELTDMIIFRENSEDIYAGIEWKAGSEDAIKVIKFLKEEMGVTKIRFPENCGIGIKPVSKEGTQRLVRKAIQHAIDNDLPSVTLVHKGNIMKYTEGAFKEWGYELAAERFGAQLLDGGPWMTMKNPKTGHEIIIKDVIADAFLQQILMRPADYSVIATLNLNGDYISDALAAEVGGIGIAPGANKGGAIAVYEATHGTAPKYAGQNKVNPGSLILSAEMMLRDMGWLEAADLVIKGIQGAIKNKTVTYDFERLMPDAILLSTSEFGKAIIKHMNA from the coding sequence ATGTCATATAACAAGGTTATCGTACCAAGAGACGGCGAAAAAATAACGGTAAATGCGGATTTATCCTTCAATGTGCCAAACCATCCGATTATTCCTTTTATCGAAGGTGATGGTATTGGCGTAGATATCACACCTGTCATGATTAAAGTGGTCGATGCGGCGGTAGAAAAAGCGTATAAAGGCAAGAAGTCAATCGTTTGGATGGAAACCTATTGCGGTGAAAAAGCCGCCAAAATCTACGATGGCGAATTTATGCCAGAAGAGACGCTTGAAATCTTACGGGATTATGTCATCAGTATCAAAGGCCCACTGACCACGCCAGTTGGCGGTGGTATGCGCTCCTTAAACGTAGCCCTGCGTCAAGAACTTGATTTATACGTTTGTCAGCGTCCTGTCCGTTGGTTTGAAGGCGTTCCAAGCCCCGTTCATCATCCTGAATTGACCGACATGATTATTTTCCGTGAAAACTCAGAAGATATCTATGCGGGTATCGAGTGGAAAGCGGGTAGTGAAGATGCGATCAAAGTCATTAAGTTTTTAAAAGAAGAGATGGGCGTTACGAAGATTCGTTTTCCAGAAAATTGTGGTATCGGTATCAAGCCGGTGTCAAAAGAAGGGACGCAGCGTCTGGTCCGTAAAGCAATCCAACATGCCATCGACAATGATTTACCCAGTGTGACGCTCGTGCATAAAGGTAATATTATGAAGTACACGGAAGGCGCTTTCAAAGAATGGGGTTATGAGCTTGCTGCCGAGCGCTTTGGTGCCCAATTGCTAGATGGCGGTCCTTGGATGACGATGAAAAATCCAAAGACGGGTCACGAGATTATTATCAAAGATGTGATTGCTGATGCGTTCTTACAGCAAATACTGATGCGTCCTGCCGACTACTCAGTAATTGCTACGCTAAACCTAAACGGTGACTACATCTCTGATGCGCTAGCCGCAGAAGTCGGTGGTATCGGCATCGCCCCAGGTGCCAATAAGGGTGGCGCTATTGCGGTCTATGAAGCGACTCATGGTACAGCGCCAAAGTATGCAGGACAAAATAAAGTGAATCCAGGTTCATTGATACTTTCTGCTGAGATGATGTTAAGAGATATGGGCTGGCTTGAGGCGGCTGACTTGGTAATTAAAGGTATCCAAGGCGCTATTAAAAACAAAACCGTTACTTATGACTTTGAGCGCTTGATGCCGGATGCCATCCTATTAAGTACTTCTGAGTTTGGGAAAGCGATTATCAAGCATATGAATGCTTAA